In Shouchella patagoniensis, the following are encoded in one genomic region:
- a CDS encoding TcaA NTF2-like domain-containing protein, with amino-acid sequence MKYCGNCGKQFDSDQMFCGECGYSEKQAQVDGTARVQKETQPPQATEKRKRTKKEKIVIGIGVGAVVLLAGSYYAGSTYASAEKTIDRFVKAVESENVSNIENILTHWSGENVETFEAEAVIKLFNSDPSKLQMTASSLKSGGQHESFSVMQEGKFLGVFDQHKIKFIEQYVDIHIPYDGMTFSIYDEELEGEYEVGEYMTIGPIAPGAYEFSASLNNEYTDYTHKENVHLESQSAYYETIYFDMDIDYVTFSMYENLSNVAIMLNENEIPIEDGLLTVGPLFIDGSTSYQTVFNFPWGTSTSEEIPIESTYETLIVEADVDAIKEELAEVITAFGESYYDAYSKSDSALLKSTSSELLIDTIENSYHSNYGYYYAAQFDATNIWFDEHTIAMNDESDMSIVLPVEFEIQLNQSADGPEDGFYEEYEFCDMELVYEDEQGWTIYDCELSTYSWFATEGFDTYEGSQTVYASTGTDNSSEEGEGESTFIRDEELEEFIYEYNETAVEAINTADFAVISPFMTEDGPIKLMQQEYYQSLSDRGITQTHIDTQLQEVEEVSSDEWIVTTNEIFEIHYEDGDSSEKEFITKSTVKLIDNELRVHELNSTDEVI; translated from the coding sequence ATGAAGTATTGCGGTAACTGTGGAAAACAGTTTGATTCAGATCAAATGTTTTGTGGAGAGTGTGGTTATTCTGAAAAGCAAGCACAAGTTGATGGAACGGCAAGGGTGCAAAAAGAGACTCAACCACCACAAGCAACAGAAAAAAGGAAACGAACCAAAAAAGAGAAAATAGTGATCGGAATCGGTGTTGGAGCAGTTGTTTTACTCGCAGGAAGTTATTATGCGGGAAGTACATATGCATCGGCAGAAAAAACAATTGATCGATTTGTTAAGGCCGTTGAATCTGAAAATGTTTCTAACATAGAAAACATTCTTACCCACTGGAGTGGAGAAAATGTAGAAACATTTGAAGCAGAAGCGGTTATTAAATTATTTAATAGTGACCCGTCTAAATTACAAATGACGGCCTCCTCATTAAAATCGGGTGGTCAACATGAAAGCTTTTCCGTCATGCAGGAAGGTAAATTCCTCGGTGTGTTTGACCAACATAAAATTAAATTTATTGAGCAATATGTTGACATACATATTCCATATGATGGAATGACTTTTTCCATTTATGATGAAGAGTTAGAGGGAGAGTATGAAGTAGGAGAGTACATGACGATTGGGCCTATCGCTCCAGGTGCATATGAATTTTCAGCATCTTTGAATAATGAATATACAGATTACACTCATAAAGAGAACGTTCATTTAGAAAGTCAAAGTGCCTATTATGAAACAATTTATTTTGATATGGACATTGATTATGTGACGTTCAGCATGTATGAGAACTTATCGAACGTAGCAATCATGCTAAATGAAAATGAAATTCCAATTGAAGATGGCTTGCTTACAGTCGGTCCATTGTTTATTGATGGAAGCACCTCATATCAAACGGTTTTTAATTTTCCATGGGGCACATCCACCTCAGAGGAAATCCCAATTGAATCAACGTATGAAACGCTCATTGTAGAAGCAGACGTTGATGCAATTAAAGAAGAGCTGGCTGAAGTCATTACTGCATTTGGAGAATCTTATTACGATGCTTATAGTAAAAGTGACTCCGCATTACTCAAGTCAACAAGTAGTGAGTTATTAATCGATACAATAGAAAATTCCTATCATTCGAATTATGGGTATTATTACGCTGCTCAATTTGATGCAACGAATATTTGGTTTGATGAACACACAATTGCTATGAATGATGAAAGTGATATGTCGATCGTGTTACCGGTTGAATTTGAGATTCAATTAAATCAGTCTGCTGATGGGCCAGAAGACGGCTTTTATGAGGAGTACGAGTTTTGTGATATGGAATTGGTCTACGAGGACGAACAAGGGTGGACCATATATGATTGTGAGTTAAGTACATATAGCTGGTTTGCGACTGAAGGTTTTGATACATATGAGGGCTCACAAACCGTTTACGCTTCGACGGGAACTGATAACAGTAGTGAAGAAGGTGAAGGCGAGTCTACATTCATTCGTGATGAAGAATTAGAGGAGTTTATTTATGAATATAATGAAACAGCCGTTGAAGCAATTAATACAGCAGATTTTGCGGTAATTTCTCCATTCATGACAGAAGATGGTCCGATTAAATTGATGCAACAAGAATATTATCAATCACTTTCAGATCGAGGTATTACGCAAACTCATATTGATACACAACTGCAAGAAGTAGAAGAAGTTTCTAGTGATGAATGGATTGTGACGACAAATGAAATCTTTGAGATCCATTATGAAGATGGGGACAGTAGCGAAAAGGAGTTTATTACGAAAAGTACGGTAAAGCTCATTGATAATGAATTGCGTGTTCATGAATTAAATTCAACTGACGAAGTCATTTAA